A DNA window from Streptomyces canus contains the following coding sequences:
- a CDS encoding winged helix-turn-helix transcriptional regulator, whose protein sequence is MTTLNRPGAPDGHVCGIDAAMEVIGGKWKVLILWALHEHPCRRFGELRRLLPGITEKVLASHLREMETDGVVRRVSYDEVPPRVEYTLTEDGERLNDALRPLAAWGRGRPAAQGAEERAG, encoded by the coding sequence ATGACAACACTGAACCGGCCGGGCGCGCCGGACGGACACGTCTGCGGGATCGACGCCGCGATGGAGGTGATCGGCGGCAAGTGGAAGGTGCTGATCCTGTGGGCGCTCCACGAGCACCCCTGCCGCCGCTTCGGCGAGCTGCGCCGACTGCTTCCGGGGATCACCGAGAAGGTGCTCGCATCCCACCTGCGCGAGATGGAGACGGACGGGGTGGTGCGCCGTGTGTCCTACGACGAGGTGCCGCCCCGCGTCGAGTACACACTGACCGAGGACGGCGAGCGTCTCAACGACGCGCTCCGGCCTCTGGCCGCCTGGGGACGCGGGCGGCCGGCCGCGCAGGGGGCGGAGGAGAGGGCGGGCTAG
- a CDS encoding NAD(P)-dependent oxidoreductase, with protein sequence MTQNTVEKDSVTLLGLGAMGTALARTWLAAGHPLTVWNRTPARAASLAAEGAKVADSAAAAVAVNALVVVCLLDDASVEDALAGTDLAGRDLVNLTTSTPAQARARAEWARERGARYLDGGIMAVPPMIGVPESGGYVFYSGSRELFERHRETLVLPAGTVYVGHDAGFAALYDMALLSAMYGMFAGAAHAFALIRKEDVDPASLAPLLADWLVAMAPAVHRTADQLRSGDYTRGVVSNLAMQVAGTPAFLSTAEQQGVSPELLSPYFALMRRRLAEGSGEEDLTGVIDLLVR encoded by the coding sequence ATGACACAGAACACCGTTGAGAAGGACTCCGTCACGCTGCTGGGCCTCGGCGCGATGGGCACCGCGCTGGCCCGTACCTGGCTTGCCGCCGGTCACCCGCTGACCGTCTGGAACCGCACGCCGGCCCGCGCCGCTTCGCTCGCCGCGGAGGGTGCGAAGGTCGCGGACAGCGCCGCAGCCGCGGTCGCCGTGAACGCCCTGGTCGTCGTCTGCCTGTTGGACGACGCCTCGGTCGAGGACGCGTTGGCCGGCACCGATCTGGCCGGCCGAGACCTGGTCAACCTGACCACCAGCACCCCTGCTCAGGCCCGCGCCCGTGCCGAGTGGGCCCGCGAGCGCGGTGCCCGCTACCTGGACGGCGGGATCATGGCCGTCCCGCCGATGATCGGCGTCCCGGAGTCCGGCGGCTACGTCTTCTACAGCGGCTCGCGGGAGCTGTTCGAGCGGCACCGGGAGACGCTGGTCCTCCCGGCCGGCACCGTCTACGTCGGCCACGACGCGGGCTTCGCGGCGCTGTACGACATGGCCCTGCTCAGCGCCATGTACGGGATGTTCGCCGGGGCCGCCCACGCCTTCGCCCTGATCCGCAAGGAGGACGTCGACCCCGCGTCGCTGGCCCCGCTGCTCGCCGACTGGCTCGTCGCGATGGCTCCGGCCGTGCACCGTACCGCCGACCAGCTGCGGAGCGGCGACTACACCCGAGGTGTCGTCTCCAACCTCGCCATGCAGGTGGCCGGCACACCGGCCTTCCTGAGCACCGCCGAGCAGCAGGGCGTCAGCCCCGAACTGCTCAGCCCGTACTTCGCGTTGATGCGCCGCCGACTGGCCGAGGGCAGCGGGGAGGAAGACCTGACGGGCGTGATCGACCTGCTGGTCCGCTGA